A DNA window from Stutzerimonas stutzeri contains the following coding sequences:
- a CDS encoding substrate-binding periplasmic protein: MKTTPVRLVRLLPALVLCWVSGALAGHTITAVTEELPPYNMTVDGKLTGMGTEVVQAVLEEAGEEARIQSMPWARAYDIALNSENVLIYSIARTPQREALFKWIGVIAPTRWYLFSLPGTLFDLKSLDDARRYQIATVKADVGEQYLVDKGFVIGRNLQSSNKYEHNYEKLKAGRVDLWISNELNAHYLVRQASGNPDETAVAQLNLDDLGGAEGLCMAFSRKTPDEVVERFRLALERVRADGRYDAIAAKWLK, from the coding sequence ATGAAAACGACGCCGGTTCGCCTTGTCAGGTTGCTGCCCGCCCTGGTGCTGTGCTGGGTATCGGGTGCGCTGGCGGGGCATACCATCACCGCCGTCACCGAGGAATTGCCGCCCTACAACATGACCGTCGATGGCAAGTTGACCGGCATGGGCACCGAGGTTGTGCAGGCCGTGCTCGAAGAGGCGGGCGAAGAGGCGCGCATCCAGTCGATGCCTTGGGCGCGGGCTTACGACATCGCGCTCAACAGCGAGAACGTGCTGATCTACTCCATCGCACGTACCCCCCAGCGCGAAGCGCTGTTCAAATGGATCGGCGTCATAGCGCCGACGCGCTGGTACCTGTTTTCCCTGCCGGGCACCCTGTTCGACCTGAAAAGCCTCGATGACGCCCGGCGTTACCAAATCGCCACGGTGAAAGCGGATGTCGGCGAGCAGTATCTGGTCGACAAGGGTTTCGTCATCGGACGCAACCTGCAATCGAGCAACAAATACGAGCACAACTACGAAAAGCTCAAGGCGGGCCGGGTGGACCTTTGGATATCCAACGAGCTCAACGCCCATTACCTGGTGCGGCAGGCCAGCGGGAATCCTGACGAAACCGCAGTGGCGCAACTGAACCTCGACGACCTCGGCGGTGCTGAAGGCTTGTGCATGGCCTTCAGCCGCAAGACTCCGGACGAGGTGGTCGAGCGCTTTCGTCTGGCCCTAGAGCGTGTGCGCGCCGACGGTCGCTACGATGCGATTGCTGCGAAATGGTTGAAATGA
- a CDS encoding serine hydrolase domain-containing protein has protein sequence MASTPQRSRQRPSLCVRHLLYATWLLLLSPMASADVRLQAALGQAERLAPLETLIIAQHGEVIAEHGYRGHRTTAPTNIKSASKLIISALVGIAIAKGIIEDVEQPIAELLKTDLPANPDPRLQQVTVGNLLSMQAGLGSTSGRNYGAWVASRNWVRAALARPFEADPGEAMIYSTGSSHLLSAILSRRSGESTLQLARQWLAPLEGFAISAWTRDPQGIYLGGNEMAMTPRSLLAFGELYRRGGLSASGERLLSADWIEASWTPRTRSRYTGHGYGYGWFITELGGEPVRYGWGYGGQMVYVVPGLEMTVVMTSHTQQPSSGAQGHRDALHRLLGEIIGAVRSNTQPAEA, from the coding sequence ATGGCCTCGACTCCCCAGCGCTCGCGGCAGCGCCCATCTCTTTGCGTTCGCCACCTGCTCTACGCGACGTGGCTGCTACTGCTCAGCCCAATGGCCAGTGCCGACGTCAGACTCCAGGCGGCGCTCGGCCAGGCTGAACGACTCGCGCCGCTGGAAACCCTGATCATCGCCCAGCATGGGGAGGTGATCGCCGAGCACGGATACCGTGGCCACCGCACCACCGCGCCGACCAACATCAAGTCGGCATCCAAGTTGATCATCTCCGCATTGGTCGGGATCGCAATTGCCAAGGGCATTATCGAAGACGTCGAACAGCCCATCGCTGAGCTACTGAAAACAGACTTGCCTGCCAACCCCGACCCGCGCCTGCAGCAGGTAACGGTGGGCAACCTGCTCAGCATGCAGGCCGGACTGGGCTCGACCTCCGGGCGCAACTACGGCGCCTGGGTGGCGAGCCGCAACTGGGTACGTGCGGCCCTGGCGCGACCGTTCGAGGCGGATCCCGGCGAGGCGATGATTTACTCCACCGGCTCCAGCCATCTGCTCTCGGCAATTCTCTCGCGGCGCAGCGGCGAGTCCACGCTGCAGCTGGCACGGCAATGGCTGGCACCACTCGAGGGGTTCGCCATCAGCGCCTGGACGCGCGATCCGCAGGGCATCTACCTGGGCGGCAACGAGATGGCGATGACGCCGCGCTCGCTGCTGGCATTCGGCGAGCTTTACCGTCGCGGCGGGCTTAGCGCATCCGGCGAGCGCTTACTCTCGGCCGACTGGATCGAAGCCTCCTGGACACCACGCACGCGCTCGCGCTACACCGGTCACGGCTATGGCTATGGCTGGTTCATCACCGAACTGGGCGGCGAACCGGTGCGCTACGGCTGGGGTTACGGCGGGCAGATGGTCTACGTGGTGCCCGGGCTCGAGATGACCGTGGTGATGACGTCCCACACCCAGCAACCCTCGAGCGGCGCCCAGGGTCACCGCGACGCGCTGCATCGGCTGCTCGGCGAGATTATTGGTGCGGTTCGAAGCAACACGCAGCCCGCCGAAGCGTAG
- a CDS encoding DUF2147 domain-containing protein yields MRSLFNAMLLALPLSLSSLALAAESPAGRWQTIDDETGKPKSIVEIQQAGDGTLSGQVAQILKSDHGANPLCSECEGDRKDQPITGMTILWDLKPDGEQAWSNGTILDPAKGKTYRAKAKLLDGGDKLEVRGYIGIEALGRTQTWIRQ; encoded by the coding sequence ATGCGCTCACTGTTCAACGCCATGCTGCTGGCCCTGCCCCTTTCGCTGTCTTCGCTGGCCCTGGCTGCCGAATCGCCTGCCGGCCGCTGGCAGACCATTGACGACGAAACCGGCAAACCCAAGTCCATCGTCGAGATCCAGCAAGCCGGTGACGGCACGCTGAGCGGCCAGGTTGCGCAAATACTCAAGTCGGATCACGGGGCCAACCCGCTGTGCAGTGAATGCGAGGGGGACCGCAAGGACCAGCCCATCACCGGCATGACCATCCTCTGGGACCTCAAACCAGACGGCGAGCAGGCCTGGAGCAACGGCACCATTCTCGACCCGGCGAAGGGCAAGACCTACCGCGCCAAAGCGAAGCTGCTGGATGGCGGCGACAAGCTGGAAGTGCGTGGCTACATCGGCATCGAGGCGCTGGGCCGCACCCAGACCTGGATTCGTCAGTAA
- a CDS encoding 2-hydroxycarboxylate transporter family protein gives MNRTTLSPAVPEGTPNVPLLSQRIFNLPLPLFAIALIVMAAAIATDTLPTGMIGALLVMMLLGELLGFAGDRLPIIKTYLGGGAIMALFGAASMVYFGWLPAAVTDDVASFMKGGGFLDFYIAALITGSILGMDAKVLVKVGSRYALPLLCSVLFAALFAMAVGALLGFSPQDAVVVIAMPIMGGGMGAGAVPMSQIYEQLLGQPASYYISILVPALALGNVFAIIIAGLLNGLGNRYPSLTGNGQMMPGVDVSDKEGPITLPALGIGLVVALSFFVAGQIFGKFVPLHPYALMIVLVALLKVSNLVPESINDAAAQWFRFVARNWTFALLFGIGVAFTDMGQVIDAISLTYVLIVFAVVAGAAFGAGLVGRLVGFYPIESAITAGLCMANMGGTGDVAVLSAARRMSLMPFAQISSRLGGALILLISSVVVPLFFT, from the coding sequence ATGAATCGGACCACGCTGAGCCCTGCCGTGCCTGAAGGCACTCCGAACGTTCCGCTGCTTTCCCAGCGCATCTTCAATCTGCCACTGCCGCTGTTCGCCATCGCCCTGATTGTCATGGCCGCCGCCATCGCCACCGACACCCTGCCTACCGGCATGATCGGCGCACTGCTGGTGATGATGCTGCTTGGCGAGTTGCTCGGTTTCGCCGGCGACCGCCTGCCCATCATCAAGACCTACCTCGGCGGCGGCGCGATCATGGCGCTATTCGGTGCCGCGTCCATGGTCTATTTCGGCTGGTTGCCCGCCGCAGTGACTGATGATGTCGCCAGTTTCATGAAGGGCGGTGGCTTTCTCGACTTCTATATCGCCGCGCTGATCACCGGCAGCATCCTCGGCATGGATGCCAAGGTACTGGTCAAGGTCGGCTCGCGCTACGCGTTGCCTCTGTTGTGCTCGGTACTGTTCGCCGCGCTGTTCGCGATGGCCGTCGGCGCGCTGCTCGGCTTCTCGCCGCAGGACGCAGTTGTGGTCATCGCCATGCCCATCATGGGCGGCGGCATGGGTGCCGGCGCAGTGCCGATGAGCCAGATCTACGAGCAGCTGCTCGGCCAGCCGGCCAGCTACTACATCTCGATTCTGGTGCCGGCGCTGGCGCTGGGTAACGTCTTCGCGATCATCATCGCCGGACTGCTCAACGGCCTGGGCAATCGTTACCCGTCACTGACCGGCAACGGCCAGATGATGCCGGGCGTGGATGTCAGCGACAAGGAAGGCCCGATCACTCTGCCGGCCTTGGGTATCGGCCTGGTTGTAGCACTGAGCTTCTTCGTTGCCGGGCAGATCTTCGGTAAGTTCGTGCCGCTGCACCCTTATGCATTGATGATCGTGCTGGTGGCGCTGCTCAAGGTGAGCAACCTGGTGCCGGAATCGATCAACGACGCCGCCGCGCAGTGGTTCCGTTTCGTTGCACGCAACTGGACGTTCGCCTTGCTGTTCGGCATCGGCGTAGCCTTCACCGACATGGGCCAGGTGATCGATGCCATCTCGCTGACTTACGTGCTGATCGTCTTTGCCGTCGTGGCTGGCGCGGCGTTTGGCGCAGGCCTGGTTGGCCGACTGGTGGGCTTCTACCCCATCGAATCGGCAATCACCGCCGGGCTGTGCATGGCCAACATGGGCGGTACCGGTGACGTCGCGGTGCTGTCTGCCGCGCGCCGCATGTCGCTGATGCCATTCGCGCAGATCTCCTCGCGCCTGGGCGGTGCCCTGATTCTGCTGATCTCAAGCGTCGTGGTGCCGCTTTTCTTTACCTGA
- the dcuS gene encoding DcuS/MalK family sensor histidine kinase, producing MRLRLNTLISLLVAVMVVLALALALWLFNVQLQDTLEEGQASRVTNLAQSVAARADVQLALTGPADFSADNPLQRDIDGLRQRLGVDFIVVMNPRALRLTHPEPALVGQAFRGDDEGRALAGETYASRADGSLGSSIRGFASVLNDEGEVVGAVSVGVTLASLGELLKAHQRGVLLGVLALMLITALAAHLLARYIKRVLLGLEPYEITWLVEERQAMLASVREGVLAVDEQARITLVNPAAERLLVSTGLGKPPLGRPIAEYLPTSGLPEVLASATEQLDREFSLNGRAILANRAPIRHQGRVIGAIATFRDKSEVNALAEQLTGVSRYAEALRAATHEFKNKLHVLLGLAQMGDLDALRAYLRDLADHQLAPATVLVEGIGEPVLAGFLLGKQSEARERGILFQVDVEHPVPAAAPEQTHGLVTILGNLLENAFEAVAEQDERRVNLTLNYDEALLSLHVQDSGAGIEAAVREQIFERGVSTKGERRGIGLAAVQEQVEAWGGSLAVYSEAGRGSLFEVELPYRTAAEQESS from the coding sequence TTGCGCTTGCGCCTGAACACGCTGATCTCGCTGCTGGTCGCCGTCATGGTGGTGCTGGCGTTGGCGCTTGCCCTCTGGCTGTTCAACGTCCAGCTGCAGGACACCCTTGAAGAAGGGCAGGCCTCGCGGGTAACCAACCTGGCGCAGAGCGTTGCAGCGCGTGCCGATGTGCAGCTGGCCCTCACCGGTCCTGCCGATTTCAGTGCCGATAACCCGCTGCAGCGCGATATCGATGGCTTGCGTCAGCGTCTGGGTGTGGACTTCATCGTGGTGATGAACCCGCGCGCCCTGCGCCTGACGCATCCGGAGCCGGCCCTCGTCGGGCAGGCTTTTCGCGGCGATGACGAAGGCCGCGCACTGGCTGGTGAGACCTATGCCTCGCGTGCCGATGGCAGTCTGGGCAGCAGCATCCGCGGGTTTGCCTCGGTATTGAATGACGAAGGCGAGGTGGTCGGTGCCGTCTCGGTCGGGGTCACCCTGGCCTCGCTTGGCGAGCTATTGAAAGCGCATCAACGCGGCGTGCTCCTCGGCGTCTTGGCGCTGATGCTGATCACCGCCCTCGCTGCGCATCTGCTGGCGCGCTATATCAAGCGCGTACTGCTGGGGCTGGAGCCCTACGAGATCACTTGGCTGGTGGAAGAACGCCAGGCGATGCTGGCCTCGGTGCGCGAGGGCGTATTGGCGGTCGACGAGCAGGCGCGCATCACCCTGGTCAATCCGGCAGCGGAACGGTTGCTGGTCAGCACCGGGCTGGGCAAGCCACCGCTGGGCCGGCCGATTGCCGAATATCTGCCCACCAGCGGTTTACCCGAGGTATTGGCCAGCGCGACCGAGCAGCTGGATCGGGAGTTCAGCCTGAACGGCCGGGCAATCCTCGCCAATCGCGCGCCGATTCGTCATCAGGGCCGCGTGATCGGCGCCATCGCCACCTTCCGCGACAAGAGCGAGGTCAATGCGCTGGCCGAGCAGCTGACCGGCGTCAGCCGCTACGCCGAAGCACTGCGGGCGGCAACGCACGAATTCAAGAACAAGCTGCACGTGCTGCTCGGCCTGGCACAGATGGGCGACCTGGATGCCCTGCGAGCCTACCTGCGCGACCTCGCCGATCACCAGCTGGCGCCGGCGACGGTGCTGGTCGAGGGAATTGGCGAGCCGGTGCTGGCGGGTTTTCTGCTGGGCAAGCAGAGCGAGGCTCGGGAACGTGGCATCCTCTTTCAGGTGGACGTCGAACACCCGGTGCCAGCCGCGGCGCCGGAGCAGACTCACGGCCTGGTCACCATCCTTGGCAACCTGCTGGAAAACGCCTTCGAAGCGGTGGCCGAGCAGGACGAGCGACGGGTCAACCTGACGCTGAATTACGACGAAGCGCTGCTCTCGCTGCACGTGCAGGACAGCGGTGCCGGTATCGAGGCCGCCGTGCGCGAGCAGATCTTCGAGCGTGGCGTGTCGACCAAGGGCGAGCGGCGCGGCATAGGGCTGGCCGCTGTGCAGGAACAGGTCGAGGCCTGGGGTGGCAGTCTGGCGGTCTATTCCGAAGCGGGCCGCGGCAGCCTGTTCGAGGTCGAATTGCCCTATCGGACCGCCGCGGAGCAGGAGTCGTCATGA
- a CDS encoding methyl-accepting chemotaxis protein, which translates to MNIKQKLTWAFLSIASVPVIAVAIVVILNVRSDAQRQFIDSSSREIRQVENAMNLFFEGIEQNVAYLATLPEIVEARDLKNFGPADAASTPLPESNRTLLRLFDHFAKTHPSTAYLSLGHADGSYAGWPEDPRMSNYDPRVRPWYKEAMAQPGKIVQSSVYYWAVDDVVLINSGHTVTNAQGQIVGVFGLDVSLNQLTDLVKQIKLGESGYLMLVEKGGNVLADPSNPEHNFKSLSELGGAYAELANAKGLLEVEINGTTYMANVWSSEALGWQFIGLIERDEVMSRANSLTLQIAIVAGVLAIVFAMIGAAFAGLIVRPIRSVAAGLEGIAQGEGDLTRSLEVRGKDETAMLARWFNQFLGAIRDLVQHISSASTALSGASDSATRVATDMNDAAERQRGAVELVSTAFNEMVATANEVARSCSAAATSADAGQRQVHDGQFQIDEATGSVSLLSENLLRSTHSMQELEQDSRNINTILDTIRSIAEQTNLLALNAAIEAARAGEQGRGFAVVADEVRALAKRTADSTGEIDGLLGGLAKRTQDVTKQMQSSLEMSKASVERIQKARDSFEHIRGSVDHIRDQNAQIATAAEEQHHVAEDINRHITQIHEDALLVEQLAGSAQTDSQRLSELSGELHGLVGRFRT; encoded by the coding sequence ATGAACATCAAGCAAAAATTGACATGGGCATTTCTGAGCATCGCATCGGTGCCGGTCATAGCCGTCGCGATCGTCGTCATCCTCAACGTGAGGAGCGATGCACAGAGGCAGTTCATCGACAGCAGCAGTCGCGAAATCCGACAGGTCGAAAACGCCATGAACCTGTTTTTCGAGGGGATCGAGCAGAACGTTGCCTACCTTGCGACCCTGCCCGAGATCGTCGAAGCCCGCGATCTGAAGAACTTCGGCCCGGCGGATGCAGCCTCTACGCCTTTGCCTGAGAGCAATCGCACCCTACTCAGACTGTTCGACCATTTCGCCAAGACCCATCCTTCGACCGCTTATCTATCCCTTGGGCACGCTGATGGCTCCTACGCCGGCTGGCCGGAAGACCCGCGGATGAGCAATTACGATCCGCGTGTACGTCCCTGGTACAAAGAGGCGATGGCGCAACCTGGAAAGATCGTTCAGAGCAGCGTCTATTACTGGGCGGTTGATGATGTCGTCCTGATCAATAGCGGCCACACCGTCACCAACGCTCAAGGCCAGATCGTCGGTGTGTTTGGTCTCGACGTGTCACTCAATCAGCTGACCGATCTGGTCAAGCAGATCAAACTGGGCGAGAGCGGCTACCTCATGCTGGTCGAAAAAGGCGGCAACGTCCTGGCCGACCCCAGCAACCCTGAGCACAACTTCAAGTCGCTTTCAGAACTGGGTGGTGCCTATGCCGAACTGGCCAATGCCAAAGGCCTGCTTGAGGTGGAGATCAACGGCACCACCTACATGGCCAACGTATGGTCATCCGAAGCGCTTGGCTGGCAGTTCATCGGGCTTATCGAGCGTGACGAGGTCATGTCCCGCGCCAACAGCCTGACCCTGCAGATCGCTATCGTTGCTGGCGTGCTGGCAATCGTATTCGCGATGATCGGCGCCGCTTTCGCCGGCCTGATCGTACGCCCGATCCGCAGCGTGGCTGCCGGCCTGGAAGGCATCGCTCAGGGCGAAGGCGATCTCACTCGCAGCCTGGAAGTACGAGGCAAAGATGAAACAGCGATGCTTGCGCGCTGGTTCAATCAGTTCCTTGGTGCCATCCGCGATCTGGTGCAGCACATCAGTAGCGCGTCCACTGCGCTGAGTGGCGCATCCGACAGTGCGACACGGGTGGCCACCGACATGAATGATGCTGCAGAGCGCCAGCGCGGAGCAGTCGAACTGGTGTCGACCGCATTCAATGAGATGGTGGCTACCGCCAACGAAGTCGCACGCTCGTGCAGCGCAGCAGCCACCTCGGCTGATGCAGGTCAGCGCCAGGTGCACGACGGTCAATTTCAGATCGACGAAGCAACCGGTAGCGTCTCTCTGTTGAGCGAGAACCTGCTGCGCTCGACTCACTCGATGCAGGAACTCGAGCAGGACAGCCGCAACATCAACACCATCCTGGACACCATTCGCTCCATCGCCGAGCAGACCAACCTGCTGGCCCTGAACGCCGCCATCGAGGCGGCTCGCGCCGGCGAACAAGGCCGCGGTTTCGCCGTAGTGGCCGACGAAGTCCGCGCGCTGGCCAAGCGCACGGCGGACTCAACCGGCGAAATCGATGGTCTGCTCGGCGGCCTTGCCAAGCGCACACAGGATGTCACCAAGCAAATGCAAAGCAGCCTGGAAATGTCGAAGGCGAGTGTCGAGCGCATCCAGAAGGCACGCGACAGCTTCGAACACATCCGTGGCTCGGTGGATCACATCCGCGACCAGAACGCACAGATTGCAACCGCGGCGGAAGAACAGCACCACGTAGCTGAAGACATCAATCGGCACATCACACAGATTCATGAAGACGCGTTGCTGGTCGAGCAACTGGCGGGATCGGCACAAACCGATTCGCAGCGGCTGTCTGAGCTTTCCGGCGAGCTACACGGTTTGGTCGGGCGCTTCCGTACCTGA
- a CDS encoding response regulator yields the protein MKNIMRVLIVEDDPMVMRLNVDYLARLDGIELVGQCESVPAALETLEREAVDLLLLDVYLRNRSGLDVLRHLRAQDRNTDAVLITAASEIETVRAAQRLGARDYLVKPFSFERFRDAIEACRRARESLARLPDQLGQGDIDRLFSQPATVDFRRPGDLPKGLTPASLAQVAQAILALENDSFTSETLLPATGMSRVSVRKYLKHLNDMQLLEESFHYGQIGRPSFRYRCLDRAALLRLAQG from the coding sequence ATGAAAAACATCATGCGTGTACTGATCGTCGAGGACGATCCGATGGTCATGCGCCTGAACGTCGACTATCTGGCTCGTCTTGACGGTATCGAGCTGGTCGGCCAATGCGAAAGCGTGCCGGCTGCGCTCGAGACGCTGGAACGCGAGGCGGTGGACCTGCTGCTGCTCGATGTCTACCTGCGCAATCGCTCCGGGCTCGACGTGCTGCGCCACCTGCGCGCGCAAGACCGCAACACCGATGCGGTGCTGATCACCGCTGCGTCGGAGATCGAGACGGTACGTGCAGCCCAGCGTCTCGGTGCGCGTGATTATCTGGTCAAACCGTTCAGCTTCGAGCGCTTTCGCGATGCCATCGAGGCGTGTCGCCGCGCCCGTGAGTCGCTGGCTCGCCTGCCCGATCAGCTCGGTCAGGGCGATATCGATCGGCTGTTCAGTCAGCCTGCCACGGTCGATTTTCGCCGTCCGGGCGATCTGCCCAAGGGCCTGACGCCAGCGTCACTGGCACAGGTGGCGCAGGCGATCCTGGCGCTGGAAAACGATAGTTTCACCAGCGAAACCCTGCTGCCCGCGACCGGCATGTCGCGCGTCTCGGTGCGCAAATACCTCAAGCACCTGAACGACATGCAGCTATTGGAAGAATCCTTTCATTACGGGCAAATCGGCCGACCGTCGTTCCGCTATCGCTGCCTGGACCGCGCCGCTCTGCTGCGCCTGGCGCAAGGCTGA
- a CDS encoding helix-turn-helix transcriptional regulator: protein MAEAKDTLHRQLSLLRLIPEYPRYTSSQTLRDKLHERGFKVDLRTVQRDLNRLSIPFSLISQNISGRNEWSHAEGAPLDLRDMDPATALALHLAESHLKSLLPQSMLDLLGPQFKRARNYLDNLNQNDLAHWARRVRAHPNGKALLPAHIETGVWQAVSSALLERRQLKVDYLSRSTAKRKELLLHPAGLISRHSISYLIANVNGYDDLRQFALHRIQNAECLDAAAQQTESLDLDHYIRFGGFNSSSPVEEVELVADVSQQIAWLLRETPLSHEQNLEPLAGSDWQRLRAKVPDDQETLWWVFGLAENVRVHEPKSWAQTIREKTARLTALYAD from the coding sequence ATGGCAGAAGCGAAGGATACGCTCCACAGGCAACTCAGCTTGCTCCGTCTGATACCCGAATACCCTCGTTACACCTCTTCACAAACGTTGCGCGACAAGCTCCACGAGCGCGGCTTCAAGGTCGACCTGCGCACCGTACAACGAGACCTGAACCGGCTATCGATACCCTTTTCTCTGATCAGTCAGAACATATCTGGGCGCAATGAATGGAGCCATGCGGAAGGCGCCCCGCTTGATCTTCGCGACATGGACCCTGCCACAGCCCTAGCGCTCCATCTCGCCGAAAGCCACCTGAAAAGCTTGCTGCCGCAGAGCATGTTGGACTTGCTGGGACCGCAGTTCAAAAGGGCCCGAAATTACCTCGACAACCTAAATCAGAACGACCTCGCCCACTGGGCTCGTCGTGTACGAGCGCACCCCAACGGAAAGGCCCTGCTGCCTGCTCATATCGAGACCGGCGTCTGGCAAGCAGTTTCCAGCGCGCTGCTGGAACGCAGGCAGCTCAAGGTCGACTACCTGAGCCGCAGCACGGCCAAGCGCAAGGAACTGCTGCTCCATCCTGCCGGGCTGATCTCGCGCCACTCCATCAGCTACCTGATCGCCAACGTCAATGGCTACGACGATCTGCGTCAGTTCGCGCTGCACCGCATCCAAAATGCCGAGTGCCTGGATGCCGCAGCCCAACAAACCGAATCCCTCGATCTCGACCATTACATCCGCTTCGGCGGCTTCAACTCTTCCTCACCAGTGGAAGAAGTGGAACTGGTCGCTGATGTTTCCCAGCAGATTGCCTGGCTGCTTAGAGAAACTCCGCTGAGTCACGAGCAGAACTTGGAGCCGTTGGCCGGCAGTGACTGGCAAAGGCTGCGCGCAAAGGTGCCCGATGATCAGGAAACGCTGTGGTGGGTGTTTGGCTTGGCGGAAAACGTGCGGGTGCATGAGCCGAAAAGCTGGGCGCAAACCATCAGGGAAAAAACAGCCAGGCTGACGGCCCTGTATGCGGACTGA